In a single window of the Bacillus sp. (in: firmicutes) genome:
- a CDS encoding tetratricopeptide repeat protein, whose amino-acid sequence MLYEVKKLLENNEFEKARTTLLKLLEKQPDHPELNFYCASAHDALGIEREAIPYYEQALVCQIEGELREATYVQLGSSYRCIGEYEKAKQVFKKGIKEFPTNLALQTFIALTLYNLEEHSEAVSTLLKVCIHSSDDKWIFKYRTALQYYGEHLDETW is encoded by the coding sequence ATGTTATATGAAGTAAAAAAGCTATTAGAAAATAACGAATTTGAAAAAGCCCGAACAACGCTTCTAAAACTATTAGAAAAACAACCTGATCATCCCGAACTTAACTTTTATTGTGCCTCCGCCCACGATGCGTTAGGTATAGAAAGAGAAGCGATACCGTATTATGAACAAGCACTAGTGTGTCAAATTGAAGGCGAACTTCGTGAGGCCACGTATGTTCAACTAGGTAGTAGTTACAGATGCATAGGTGAGTATGAAAAGGCTAAGCAAGTATTCAAGAAAGGGATAAAAGAGTTTCCAACAAACTTAGCCCTTCAAACATTTATAGCTCTAACGTTGTACAACTTGGAAGAACATTCAGAAGCTGTTTCTACATTACTAAAGGTATGTATTCATTCCTCCGATGACAAGTGGATTTTCAAATACAGAACAGCACTCCAATATTATGGTGAACATCTGGATGAAACTTGGTAA
- a CDS encoding DUF3892 domain-containing protein, with translation MAQERIVAVKKNGDGDIIKFKTSSGRVLWYHEALQEVERGAISGVNIFKGKDGEHYIRSNADGDPTNNLDNLPTFS, from the coding sequence ATGGCACAAGAAAGAATTGTTGCTGTGAAAAAAAATGGGGATGGCGACATTATTAAATTTAAAACGTCTTCCGGTCGTGTGCTCTGGTATCACGAAGCGCTGCAGGAAGTCGAACGTGGAGCGATTTCAGGGGTCAATATTTTTAAAGGCAAAGACGGTGAACATTATATTCGCAGCAATGCTGATGGGGACCCAACAAACAATTTAGACAACTTACCGACATTTTCTTAA
- a CDS encoding DUF2332 domain-containing protein — translation MEKEILSQRFRHFAEIECKGSSELYEHLSINIAEDDELLELAAHTRPGQPVPNLLFGAVHYLLLKGKKHELREYYTSLVEHPKDVTESFSSFREFCLQNKQEIIPILQQKLVQTNEVRRCAYLYPVFCFIYDQVKKPLALVEIGTSAGFQLLWDQYSYSYGTNKRYGNVESKVHITSEIKGNRQPFFIEKSPPVVQRIGIDLYINDLNNHEDELWLKALIWPEHKERRKLFEKAASCVKNQPLQLMEGDGVLLLLEMEKQIPHDSVLCIFHTHVANQIPEERKKQLIENIRTIGQTREVFHLYNNMWDRKLHLDYFINKKEYKTTVGETDGHGRWFTWEL, via the coding sequence GTGGAAAAAGAGATCCTGTCCCAGCGATTTCGTCATTTTGCCGAAATAGAATGTAAAGGGTCATCCGAGTTATATGAGCATTTGTCCATAAATATAGCTGAAGATGACGAACTGCTGGAATTAGCTGCACACACTCGACCTGGTCAGCCTGTTCCTAACTTATTATTCGGTGCGGTTCACTACTTGTTACTGAAAGGAAAGAAACATGAACTTCGTGAATATTATACGAGTTTAGTAGAGCATCCAAAAGATGTCACAGAATCCTTCTCTTCTTTCCGGGAATTTTGTTTACAAAACAAGCAGGAGATAATCCCGATTCTTCAACAAAAACTTGTCCAAACGAACGAAGTCAGACGTTGTGCTTATTTGTACCCTGTTTTTTGTTTTATTTACGATCAAGTAAAAAAGCCGTTAGCACTCGTGGAGATTGGAACGAGTGCCGGATTCCAGCTGTTATGGGACCAATACAGTTATTCGTATGGAACGAATAAACGGTATGGGAACGTAGAGTCTAAAGTACACATTACTTCTGAAATAAAAGGAAATCGGCAACCGTTCTTTATAGAAAAAAGTCCGCCAGTGGTTCAAAGAATTGGAATTGATTTGTATATAAATGATCTTAACAACCATGAAGATGAGTTATGGCTCAAAGCATTAATTTGGCCTGAACATAAAGAGCGACGAAAGCTGTTTGAAAAAGCGGCTAGTTGTGTGAAAAATCAACCATTGCAGTTGATGGAAGGGGATGGAGTATTATTACTCCTTGAAATGGAAAAGCAAATTCCTCATGACTCAGTTCTATGTATCTTTCATACTCACGTCGCCAATCAAATACCAGAAGAAAGGAAAAAACAATTGATAGAAAACATTCGGACGATTGGCCAAACAAGAGAGGTGTTTCATCTTTATAACAATATGTGGGACCGAAAACTCCATCTTGATTACTTTATCAATAAAAAAGAATACAAGACTACTGTTGGAGAAACGGATGGCCATGGTCGCTGGTTTACGTGGGAATTATAG
- a CDS encoding YjiH family protein, with product MKNTPLNSNSLPTNLGKPRVPLINVFKFIVYSAIGIFMFFIPVTIGEKSSIMLDHIVSTIQKSVPSVLPYYALIVIFLGALYPFYTKKWNSSKVNIAFSILKILGLIAAILLILKTGPSWLFAPNMGPFLFEKLVISVGLLVPIGSVFLALLVGYGLLEFIGVLLQPVMRPIWKTPGRSAIDAVASFVGSYSIGLLITNRVFKEGKYTIKEAAIIATGFSTVSATFMVVVAKTLGLMEMWNIYFWTTLIVTFIVTAITVRIWPLKSMSDEYFNGLKGKQEEVVKGNRVQKAWEEAMAAAEKSPSLWKNIYQNLKDGFIMTMSILPSIMSVGLLGLVLAEYTPLFDWLGYIFYPFTALLQLPEPMLAAKAVAISIAEMFLPALLVTEAALVTKFVIGVVSVSAIIFFSALVPCILSTEIPISITKMLVIWVERVVLTIIIVTPLAFLLL from the coding sequence ATGAAAAATACTCCGTTAAATAGTAATTCGTTACCGACGAATTTAGGAAAGCCGAGAGTACCATTAATCAATGTTTTTAAATTTATTGTTTACAGTGCTATTGGGATTTTTATGTTTTTTATTCCGGTCACCATTGGAGAAAAATCATCGATTATGCTTGATCATATTGTAAGTACGATTCAAAAAAGCGTTCCGTCCGTATTACCTTATTACGCATTGATTGTCATTTTTCTCGGAGCCTTATACCCTTTTTATACTAAAAAATGGAATTCTAGTAAAGTGAACATCGCGTTCTCTATATTGAAAATTTTAGGTCTTATAGCAGCTATATTATTAATATTAAAAACAGGTCCTTCTTGGTTGTTTGCCCCAAATATGGGTCCATTCTTATTTGAAAAGCTTGTTATTTCTGTTGGCTTGCTTGTTCCAATTGGTTCTGTATTTCTTGCGCTATTAGTGGGATATGGCTTACTTGAATTTATCGGAGTACTTCTGCAGCCGGTGATGAGACCGATTTGGAAGACGCCAGGCCGTTCTGCGATTGACGCTGTTGCCTCATTTGTGGGCAGCTATTCCATCGGTTTACTTATCACGAATCGAGTATTTAAAGAAGGAAAGTATACGATTAAAGAAGCAGCGATTATTGCAACAGGTTTTTCAACGGTATCTGCCACGTTTATGGTTGTTGTCGCCAAAACGCTTGGCTTAATGGAAATGTGGAATATATACTTTTGGACAACATTAATCGTGACGTTTATTGTAACCGCTATCACAGTCCGCATCTGGCCGTTAAAATCAATGAGTGATGAGTATTTTAACGGATTAAAAGGAAAACAAGAAGAGGTCGTGAAAGGAAATCGAGTTCAAAAAGCTTGGGAAGAAGCAATGGCCGCTGCGGAAAAATCGCCTTCTTTATGGAAAAATATTTATCAAAATTTAAAAGATGGATTTATTATGACCATGTCCATTTTACCGTCGATTATGTCTGTCGGCTTGCTTGGACTTGTCTTGGCAGAATATACCCCGCTATTTGATTGGCTTGGTTACATCTTCTATCCTTTCACCGCATTATTACAACTTCCAGAGCCTATGCTTGCAGCCAAGGCGGTAGCGATCTCCATAGCCGAAATGTTTTTACCAGCACTGCTCGTAACAGAAGCCGCGCTCGTAACCAAGTTTGTTATTGGAGTGGTTTCTGTATCGGCAATTATTTTCTTCTCTGCGCTTGTACCATGTATTTTATCAACCGAAATTCCAATTTCCATCACGAAAATGCTTGTTATTTGGGTTGAACGAGTTGTGCTCACAATTATTATTGTGACACCTTTAGCATTTTTACTTCTGTAA
- a CDS encoding HXXEE domain-containing protein — protein sequence MNIPISKLNWLIWLFPLLYFIHDVEEILTVEEFLTKHSDVVPIKITTLEFTLAFLLLWIFTFIGCYKASKNKRFLGLESKTFFSFLVPGIFLANGIGHLIQLILFQSYVPGIITSIVIIYPYSFITLKYLIHEQLLTVRKFLLFLCLGFILQAPIALLAHIIVKGMVYYVPLLFNELVDKGGF from the coding sequence ATGAACATTCCTATTTCCAAACTCAATTGGTTGATTTGGCTTTTTCCATTACTGTATTTCATTCATGATGTGGAAGAAATTTTAACTGTAGAGGAGTTTCTTACGAAGCATTCGGATGTCGTACCGATTAAAATAACAACCTTAGAGTTTACTTTGGCCTTTTTGCTTTTATGGATATTTACGTTCATAGGATGCTATAAAGCTTCAAAGAATAAACGCTTTTTAGGTTTGGAATCTAAGACTTTCTTTTCCTTTTTAGTACCTGGCATATTTTTAGCTAATGGAATCGGTCATCTAATCCAATTGATTTTATTTCAAAGCTATGTGCCAGGGATCATTACATCGATCGTTATTATCTATCCCTATTCCTTCATTACGCTAAAATACTTGATTCATGAGCAATTATTAACCGTGAGAAAGTTTCTTTTATTTTTATGTTTAGGCTTTATTTTACAAGCTCCCATTGCATTACTTGCACATATCATTGTAAAAGGAATGGTCTATTATGTACCTTTGTTATTTAATGAACTGGTAGATAAAGGGGGATTTTGA